The Trichosurus vulpecula isolate mTriVul1 chromosome 3, mTriVul1.pri, whole genome shotgun sequence genome includes a window with the following:
- the CYRIA gene encoding CYFIP-related Rac1 interactor A, whose protein sequence is MGNLLKVLTREIENYPHFFLDFENAQPTEGEREIWNQVSAVLQDSESILTDLQAYKGAGQEIRDAIQNPNDIQLQEKAWNAVCPLVVRLKRFYEFSIRLEKALQNLLECLTCPPYTPTQHLEREQALAKEFAEILHFTLRFDELKMRNPAIQNDFSYYRRTISRNRINNMHLDIENEVNNEMANRMSLFYAEATPMLKTLSNATTYFVSENKTLPIENTTDCLSTMISVCKVMLETPEYRSRFTSEETLLFCMRVMVGVIILYDHVHPVGAFCKTSKIDMKGCIKVLKEQPPDSVEGLLNALRFTTKHLNDESTSKQIRAMLQ, encoded by the exons ATGCTCAGCCCACGGAGGGCGAGAGGGAAATCTGGAACCAGGTCAGTGCCGTCCTCCAGGATTCAGAGAGCATTCTCACAGACCTGCAGGCTTACAAAGGTGCTGGCCAGGAGATCCGTGAT GCAATCCAAAATCCCAATGACATCCAGCTGCAAGAAAAGGCTTGGAATGCGGTGTGTCCACTTGTCGTCCGGCTGAAGAGGTTCTATGAATTTTCCATCCGGCTTG AGAAAGCTCTGCAGAATCTTCTGGAATGCCTGACATGCCCACCCTACACTCCTACCCAGCACCTGGAGCGAGAACAGGCTCTGGCCAAGGAGTTTGCTGAGATCCTCCACTTCACCCTACGCTTTGATGAACTGAAG aTGAGAAACCCTGCCATACAAAATGACTTCAGCTACTACAGGCGGACAATAAGCCGTAATCGGATCAACAATATGCAT CTAGACATTGAAAATGAAGTCAACAATGAGATGGCCAACCGAATGTCCCTCTTCTATGCAGAAGCCACCCCGATGCTGAAGACGCTTAGCAATGCCACAACATACTTTGTGTCTGAG AACAAAACCCTGCCCATCGAAAACACAACAGACTGCCTTAGCACAATGATAAGTGTGTGTAAAGTCATGCTGGAGACCCC AGAGTATCGAAGTAGATTCACCAGTGAAGAAACTCTACTGTTCTGTATGCGAGTGATGGTCGGTGTCATCATTCTCTATGACCATGTGCACCCAGTGGGGGCCTTCTGTAAGACGTCCAAGATCGAT ATGAAAGGCTGCATCAAGGTACTGAAGGAGCAACCCCCAGACAGTGTGGAAGGCCTCTTGAATGCCCTCAG GTTCACTACAAAGCACCTGAATGATGAGTCGACCTCCAAACAGATCCGAGCCATGCTCCAGTAG